One window of Acidobacteriota bacterium genomic DNA carries:
- the ftsA gene encoding cell division protein FtsA — protein MINRQIQAVGLDIGTSKVRCVIGEPSENGVMNVVGIGESESRGLRRGIVSTTDAVAESIKRAVEDAEQVSGLEVQMATVNLSGEHLQGENKGGVVAVAGAGREITEDDVERAIESASAMPLPAGWEIIDRLPQEFIIDGQDGITEPVGMRGARLESRVHVIISPSAGKQNIEKAVNRAGLEVEGMVLEPLAAATSTLTDDDKEYGCALINIGAELTSLTIFGRGAVQHTRVFPFGGMHFTKDIALGLRVSIPEANAIKRDYGCVAPFLFRDGEAQEVIEINPVGRSETRGLSKEILCDILAPRAIELLQHLAHEVNRTGAQNSSGVVLTGGGSQVRGMVEIAEQVFDAPTRLGFVNRELFGGLVAEVQKPEWATACGLALISMRRQIREQMLGPTTATQKVAAWFESFRGKFK, from the coding sequence ATGATCAATCGTCAGATACAAGCGGTCGGTTTGGACATCGGAACCAGCAAGGTCCGGTGCGTGATCGGCGAACCATCGGAAAATGGCGTAATGAACGTCGTCGGTATAGGCGAGTCCGAATCCCGCGGACTGCGACGTGGAATCGTTTCGACGACGGACGCCGTCGCGGAGTCGATTAAACGCGCGGTCGAAGACGCCGAGCAGGTCAGCGGGCTCGAGGTCCAGATGGCGACGGTCAATCTTTCGGGCGAGCATCTTCAAGGTGAGAACAAGGGCGGCGTCGTGGCGGTTGCCGGAGCGGGCCGCGAGATCACCGAGGACGATGTCGAACGCGCGATCGAGTCGGCGAGCGCGATGCCGCTGCCGGCCGGTTGGGAGATAATCGACCGGTTGCCCCAGGAATTCATCATCGACGGCCAGGACGGGATCACTGAGCCGGTCGGAATGCGCGGTGCGCGGCTCGAAAGCCGCGTCCACGTGATCATTAGTCCGAGTGCCGGCAAGCAGAACATCGAAAAAGCTGTCAACCGCGCCGGGCTCGAGGTCGAGGGAATGGTTCTCGAACCGCTCGCGGCCGCGACGAGCACGCTCACCGACGACGACAAGGAGTACGGCTGCGCGCTGATAAACATCGGCGCTGAACTGACAAGCCTGACGATCTTCGGCCGCGGAGCGGTGCAGCACACGCGCGTTTTCCCATTCGGCGGAATGCACTTCACGAAAGATATCGCGCTTGGATTGCGCGTGTCGATTCCCGAAGCAAACGCGATCAAGCGCGACTACGGCTGCGTCGCGCCATTTCTCTTCCGCGACGGCGAGGCACAGGAGGTGATCGAGATCAACCCTGTCGGGCGCAGCGAAACTCGCGGTCTTTCGAAAGAGATCCTGTGCGACATTCTGGCGCCGCGCGCGATCGAACTGCTCCAACACCTGGCTCACGAGGTGAACCGGACCGGCGCACAGAATTCGAGCGGCGTCGTTCTGACCGGTGGCGGATCGCAGGTGCGGGGGATGGTCGAGATCGCGGAACAGGTGTTCGACGCTCCGACCAGACTCGGATTCGTCAATCGCGAACTTTTCGGCGGACTCGTTGCCGAAGTTCAGAAACCCGAATGGGCGACCGCGTGCGGATTGGCGCTGATTTCGATGCGTCGGCAGATCCGCGAACAGATGCTCGGGCCGACGACGGCGACGCAAAAAGTCGCCGCCTGGTTCGAAAGTTTTCGTGGCAAATTCAAGTAA
- the ftsZ gene encoding cell division protein FtsZ, with translation MTDGLQSKISGIRILIDEPPITGAKIKVIGVGGGGGNAVNRMIEAGVKGVEFIVANTDLQALNDSKAPLKIQLGSRLTRGLGAGSDPDVGRNAALEDHEKLMDVLEGSDMVFVTTGLGGGTGTGAAPVVASLAMELGILTVAVVTKPFSVEGKKRTAQAERGLAELRGCVDTIITIPNSKLKDVEEKISIMDAFRRADDILLQAVQGISDLITTSGVINLDFADVRAVMRGRGVALMGIGEARGEGAAVAAMKAAIDSRLLEENSIKGARGALINITSSMSTPLNEVEAAIALIEAEAHDDADIIWGTVFSDEDDDAVRITVIATGFDSVSYAAVSSTAGHTETIAVGISHQRAGSGRPEDDEDLSVPTFIRRQAD, from the coding sequence ATGACTGACGGACTTCAATCGAAAATCAGCGGAATCAGGATCTTGATCGACGAACCTCCGATCACTGGTGCGAAGATCAAGGTCATCGGTGTCGGCGGCGGAGGCGGAAATGCGGTCAACCGGATGATCGAGGCCGGTGTCAAAGGCGTCGAGTTCATCGTCGCGAACACCGACCTCCAAGCTCTCAACGATTCGAAAGCGCCGCTCAAGATCCAGCTCGGCAGCCGCCTCACACGCGGGCTCGGAGCCGGTTCGGATCCGGACGTCGGCCGCAACGCCGCGCTCGAAGATCACGAGAAGCTGATGGATGTGCTCGAAGGTTCCGATATGGTCTTCGTCACGACCGGACTTGGCGGCGGAACCGGAACGGGCGCCGCGCCGGTCGTCGCGTCGCTGGCGATGGAGCTTGGAATTCTGACGGTTGCGGTCGTCACCAAGCCGTTCAGCGTCGAAGGCAAAAAACGCACCGCACAGGCCGAACGCGGACTCGCCGAACTTCGCGGCTGCGTCGATACGATCATCACCATCCCGAATTCGAAGCTCAAGGACGTTGAAGAAAAGATCTCGATCATGGACGCTTTCCGACGTGCCGACGACATCTTGCTGCAAGCGGTCCAGGGTATCAGCGACCTGATCACGACATCGGGCGTCATCAATCTTGATTTCGCTGACGTTAGGGCCGTGATGCGCGGGCGCGGCGTTGCGTTGATGGGTATCGGCGAGGCGCGCGGCGAAGGGGCGGCGGTGGCGGCGATGAAGGCGGCGATCGATTCGCGTCTGCTCGAAGAGAATTCGATCAAAGGGGCGAGGGGCGCACTTATCAATATCACGAGTTCAATGAGTACGCCGCTCAATGAGGTCGAGGCCGCGATCGCGCTCATCGAAGCCGAAGCGCACGACGATGCCGACATCATCTGGGGAACGGTGTTCAGCGACGAAGACGACGACGCCGTCAGGATCACGGTCATCGCGACCGGCTTTGACAGCGTCAGCTATGCCGCCGTTTCGTCGACGGCGGGTCATACCGAAACAATTGCCGTCGGAATCAGCCATCAACGCGCGGGCAGCGGCAGACCTGAAGATGACGAAGACCTGAGTGTTCCGACGTTCATCCGCCGTCAGGCCGACTAG
- the pdxA gene encoding 4-hydroxythreonine-4-phosphate dehydrogenase PdxA, with the protein MGDAAGIGPEIVLKALADRSIFEICRPLVIGDARVLRDNAEALGLFPALDVAAGDIHGSFGNVPVCDLANIGLPFEIGKDGAVTGRASAEYIEKAVELWSRGKVDAIATAPISKAAIQLGGYDFPGHTEFLAFLTDTKRFAMSFFADKLRVVLLSTHVSLRDAIGLVKREKLVDLIGFTDLEIAGLLKKKPRIAVAGLNPHASEGGMFGQEEGLEITPAIDECRKLGIDVHGPFPPDTIFLRAYRGEFDVVVACYHDQATIPVKCLSFGASVNVTLGLPLIRTSVDHGTAYDIAGLGRADESSLVAAVKLAATLAEIRKTDKLC; encoded by the coding sequence ATGGGCGATGCTGCGGGCATCGGTCCGGAGATCGTCCTGAAAGCGCTTGCGGATCGATCGATTTTCGAGATCTGCAGACCGCTGGTCATCGGCGATGCGCGTGTTCTTCGTGACAATGCCGAGGCTCTCGGACTGTTCCCCGCGCTTGATGTCGCCGCCGGCGATATTCACGGATCTTTCGGGAACGTTCCAGTGTGCGATCTCGCCAACATCGGACTGCCTTTTGAAATCGGCAAGGACGGTGCCGTTACGGGACGCGCTTCGGCCGAGTATATTGAGAAAGCGGTTGAGCTTTGGAGTCGCGGAAAGGTCGATGCGATCGCAACTGCTCCGATCAGCAAAGCCGCGATCCAACTCGGCGGATACGACTTTCCCGGTCACACGGAATTTCTTGCCTTTTTGACTGATACGAAACGTTTCGCGATGTCGTTCTTTGCCGACAAACTGCGCGTCGTGCTGCTTTCAACGCACGTTTCGCTGCGCGACGCGATCGGGCTCGTCAAACGCGAAAAGCTGGTCGATCTGATCGGGTTCACGGACCTGGAGATCGCCGGCTTGCTCAAGAAAAAGCCGCGCATCGCCGTCGCCGGACTCAATCCGCACGCATCCGAAGGCGGAATGTTCGGACAGGAGGAAGGACTTGAGATCACGCCCGCGATCGATGAATGCCGCAAACTGGGAATCGACGTCCACGGTCCGTTCCCGCCGGATACGATTTTTCTCCGGGCATATCGCGGCGAGTTCGACGTCGTCGTCGCCTGTTATCACGATCAGGCGACGATCCCGGTCAAGTGTCTTTCGTTCGGAGCGTCTGTCAACGTCACGCTCGGACTGCCGTTGATACGTACGTCGGTCGATCACGGGACGGCGTACGATATCGCCGGCCTCGGACGGGCGGACGAATCGAGTCTGGTCGCCGCGGTCAAATTGGCCGCCACGCTCGCCGAAATTAGAAAAACGGACAAACTTTGCTAG
- a CDS encoding response regulator yields MTEVSSSEPEQILIADDDPAILRLVKAIVEKEGYAVVTARDGKEAYKILQTGEKFVAAIFDVVMPYIQGTELVRYMQSEKRHMTIPVIMMTAEQSARLSSDSFAAGAVAFLPKPFTNAQLQTMLRMFIQKK; encoded by the coding sequence ATGACTGAAGTATCGAGCTCAGAGCCGGAACAGATCTTGATCGCCGACGACGATCCGGCGATCCTGCGCCTTGTCAAGGCGATCGTTGAAAAGGAAGGTTACGCGGTCGTCACCGCGCGCGACGGAAAGGAAGCGTACAAGATCCTGCAGACCGGCGAAAAGTTCGTGGCGGCGATCTTTGACGTCGTGATGCCGTACATTCAGGGAACGGAATTGGTTCGATATATGCAATCGGAAAAACGGCATATGACCATCCCGGTGATTATGATGACCGCCGAACAAAGCGCGCGCCTGTCGTCGGATAGTTTTGCGGCCGGAGCCGTGGCGTTTTTGCCGAAACCGTTCACTAATGCGCAGCTTCAAACGATGCTTCGTATGTTCATCCAGAAAAAATAG
- a CDS encoding response regulator, whose translation MSQHKLLLADDSVTVQKVVNLTFADEGIEVMTVGDGDSAMEKVAEFKPDLVMADVNMPGLSGYEVCERIKSNPETSKLPVILLVGSFEPFDEAEARRVGADDYMTKPFQSIRQLVNKVTDLLGAGQATEDEAEPPVEFAEVPEPEGQEFVDTLEPEPSPEPFGALPSSDVAEPFEHLGDTGARTLEMETPPEPAYNYGDAGMDDEMIEASSAVDYSSAESDEDDLAKTQPLDHQELKEFAFVGGDAEAISNEPAAAVESVPEVSPASIPAPSFVPEAPVRLDDVNPLDLPPLVEETGIRPAFETFEPETISEPVAPAAPVVTEEMIADITARVADKLAERIARALDADVVREVTRDVLSELGEAKEQS comes from the coding sequence ATGTCACAACACAAACTGCTTTTGGCGGATGATTCCGTAACCGTTCAAAAGGTCGTCAATCTCACGTTTGCCGACGAAGGAATCGAAGTGATGACGGTCGGCGACGGTGATTCCGCGATGGAAAAGGTCGCGGAATTCAAGCCGGATCTCGTAATGGCCGACGTCAATATGCCGGGCCTCAGCGGCTATGAGGTTTGCGAGCGGATCAAGTCAAATCCGGAAACGAGCAAGCTGCCGGTCATCTTGCTGGTCGGATCGTTCGAGCCGTTTGACGAGGCGGAAGCGAGACGTGTCGGCGCCGACGACTATATGACGAAGCCGTTTCAGTCGATTCGGCAATTGGTCAACAAAGTTACTGATCTGCTCGGAGCCGGGCAGGCGACGGAGGACGAGGCCGAGCCGCCCGTTGAGTTTGCCGAGGTTCCGGAGCCGGAAGGCCAGGAGTTTGTAGATACGTTGGAGCCGGAGCCGTCGCCCGAGCCGTTTGGAGCGCTGCCGTCAAGTGACGTCGCGGAACCGTTCGAACATCTCGGCGATACCGGAGCCAGAACGCTGGAAATGGAAACACCGCCCGAGCCGGCTTACAATTACGGCGACGCCGGAATGGATGACGAAATGATCGAAGCGAGCAGCGCCGTCGATTATTCGTCAGCGGAATCTGACGAAGACGATCTGGCGAAGACGCAGCCGCTTGACCACCAAGAACTGAAGGAATTTGCGTTTGTCGGCGGCGACGCCGAGGCGATTTCAAATGAGCCGGCGGCGGCCGTGGAAAGCGTTCCGGAGGTTTCACCGGCAAGCATTCCGGCCCCGTCGTTCGTTCCGGAAGCACCGGTCCGGCTCGACGACGTCAATCCGCTTGATCTTCCGCCACTTGTCGAAGAAACAGGAATTCGACCGGCGTTTGAAACGTTTGAACCTGAGACGATCAGCGAACCTGTCGCCCCGGCTGCGCCGGTCGTGACCGAGGAGATGATCGCCGACATAACGGCCCGCGTCGCCGACAAACTGGCCGAGCGGATCGCGCGTGCGCTCGACGCCGACGTTGTGCGCGAAGTAACGCGGGATGTTCTCAGTGAACTCGGCGAGGCGAAAGAGCAGAGTTGA
- a CDS encoding valine--tRNA ligase, producing the protein MIEIDKAYNPKEAENSHYERWEKSGFFAPEINQDPNAIKYSIVIPPPNVTGSLHMGHALQHTLMDVLIRRKRMQGFRTLWLPGTDHAGISVQRKVVEQLRRDENKSPLDIGREEFIRRAWRWKEEYGNTIVEQMRREGASVDWTRHRFTMDESLSKAVREVFCTLYEEGWIYRGLRIVNWCPKDKTVLSDLEVKEESRKDGKLFYLQYPVKGTDRRVTVATTRPETMLGDTAVAVNPKDARYSELVGQIIELPLTGREIPIIADEYVDAEFGTGAVKITPAHDPNDYQIGQRHDLPRLLVMNDDATMNAAAGAEFQGLDRFKAREKVIEQFEELGLLEKIDDYEISLPICERCKTIVEPILSEQWFVKMDEMRDLALELMRTEGVPHFSPQVPHERVYTTWLENLKDWTISRQLWWGHQIPAWYNQFGDIFVARTFDEACELAGTNDLAQDSDVLDTWFSSALWAFSTFGWNGEVTETEDLNAFCPTDVLVTGRDIIFLWISRMMMTTKKFVDRTAFNDVIVTGTVLGKDGKPMSKSRGNGVDPIDLFDKFGVDATRVYLASIATGADIRWNDALIETYRNFANKIWNATRFCLMNSEGAKVDHSCLEFRLQAAETPSIVDRWILSRLNRTALDVNKALDKYFFHEAVSLLYHFFWDDFCDWYIELVKDEISDYGNEDQRSKTEARTRILTILEIALRMLHPFMPYLTEELWQKLPGTSNSLHHAAYGSADATIMLASFPPGDVRAIDERAEFEMQSVIDLIGKVRNIRAEMQIKPSDRIAIHVAASAEANRVFAENEAQILKLARADKLVLDEKLDVPKASAKAVTNVAEIAVPLEGLIDFEKEIARLEGHLAKLETENERLNGQLSNANFVDRAPVEKVQGIRDRVAEIETQVSALRLNLEALK; encoded by the coding sequence ATGATAGAGATCGACAAAGCCTACAATCCAAAGGAAGCTGAGAACTCGCATTATGAACGCTGGGAGAAGAGCGGGTTTTTTGCGCCGGAGATCAATCAGGATCCGAATGCGATCAAGTATTCGATCGTCATTCCGCCTCCGAACGTCACAGGCAGCCTTCATATGGGCCACGCGCTTCAGCACACGTTGATGGACGTCCTGATCCGTCGGAAGCGGATGCAGGGCTTCCGTACGCTGTGGCTGCCGGGAACGGATCACGCCGGTATCTCCGTGCAGCGCAAGGTCGTCGAACAACTTAGAAGGGACGAAAACAAATCGCCGCTCGACATCGGCCGCGAGGAGTTCATCCGCCGCGCTTGGCGTTGGAAAGAAGAGTACGGCAACACTATCGTCGAGCAGATGCGTCGCGAGGGAGCGTCGGTCGACTGGACCCGACATCGCTTCACGATGGACGAAAGCCTTTCGAAGGCTGTGCGCGAGGTTTTCTGCACGCTTTACGAAGAGGGCTGGATCTATCGCGGGTTGCGCATCGTCAACTGGTGTCCGAAGGACAAGACCGTGCTTTCCGATCTCGAGGTCAAGGAAGAATCGCGCAAGGACGGCAAACTCTTCTATTTGCAGTATCCGGTGAAAGGCACCGACCGGCGCGTGACGGTCGCGACGACGCGGCCTGAAACGATGCTCGGCGATACGGCAGTCGCGGTCAATCCCAAGGACGCGCGGTATTCCGAACTTGTCGGCCAAATCATCGAATTGCCGCTCACCGGCCGCGAAATTCCGATCATCGCCGACGAATACGTCGATGCCGAGTTCGGGACCGGCGCGGTGAAGATCACGCCGGCGCACGATCCGAACGATTACCAGATCGGTCAGCGCCACGACCTTCCGCGACTGCTCGTAATGAACGACGACGCGACGATGAACGCTGCCGCCGGCGCCGAATTTCAAGGGCTGGACCGTTTCAAGGCGCGCGAGAAAGTGATCGAGCAGTTCGAGGAACTCGGTCTGCTTGAAAAGATCGACGATTACGAGATAAGTTTGCCGATCTGCGAACGCTGCAAAACCATCGTCGAACCGATCCTGTCCGAGCAGTGGTTCGTAAAAATGGACGAAATGCGCGATCTCGCACTGGAACTTATGCGAACCGAGGGCGTCCCGCATTTTTCGCCGCAAGTGCCGCACGAAAGGGTTTACACGACGTGGCTCGAAAACCTCAAAGACTGGACGATCTCGCGGCAGCTTTGGTGGGGACACCAGATACCGGCCTGGTACAACCAGTTTGGCGATATCTTCGTTGCGCGAACATTCGACGAAGCCTGCGAACTGGCGGGGACAAATGATCTGGCGCAGGACAGCGACGTTCTCGACACCTGGTTTTCATCGGCGCTCTGGGCATTCTCGACGTTCGGATGGAACGGGGAGGTGACCGAAACCGAGGATTTGAATGCCTTTTGTCCGACCGATGTTCTCGTCACCGGTCGCGACATCATCTTCCTGTGGATCTCGAGAATGATGATGACGACCAAGAAGTTCGTCGACAGGACGGCGTTCAATGACGTCATCGTGACCGGCACCGTGCTCGGGAAGGACGGCAAGCCGATGTCCAAATCACGCGGCAACGGAGTCGATCCGATCGATCTTTTCGACAAATTCGGCGTTGACGCGACGCGTGTCTATCTCGCCTCGATCGCGACCGGCGCGGACATTCGCTGGAACGACGCGCTGATCGAAACGTACCGCAACTTCGCCAACAAGATCTGGAACGCGACGCGTTTTTGTCTGATGAATTCGGAAGGCGCGAAGGTCGACCATTCGTGTTTGGAGTTCCGTCTTCAGGCGGCAGAAACCCCGAGCATCGTCGACAGATGGATCCTCTCGCGCCTCAACCGCACCGCGCTTGACGTCAACAAAGCCCTCGACAAGTACTTTTTTCACGAAGCCGTCTCGCTGCTCTATCACTTTTTCTGGGATGATTTCTGTGACTGGTATATCGAATTGGTAAAGGACGAGATCAGCGATTACGGGAACGAAGATCAAAGATCCAAGACCGAAGCCCGAACTCGTATTCTGACGATTCTCGAGATCGCGCTTCGAATGCTCCATCCGTTTATGCCTTATTTGACGGAAGAACTGTGGCAGAAACTGCCCGGAACATCGAACTCGCTTCATCACGCGGCGTATGGCTCGGCGGATGCGACGATTATGCTTGCGTCGTTTCCGCCGGGCGACGTCCGTGCGATCGACGAACGAGCCGAATTCGAAATGCAGTCGGTCATCGATCTGATCGGCAAAGTCCGCAACATTCGCGCCGAAATGCAGATCAAGCCATCCGATCGGATAGCGATCCACGTGGCCGCGAGCGCGGAAGCAAACCGGGTCTTTGCCGAAAACGAGGCGCAGATCCTGAAACTCGCGCGGGCCGACAAATTGGTGCTCGACGAGAAACTCGACGTTCCGAAGGCTTCGGCGAAGGCGGTTACGAACGTCGCGGAGATCGCCGTGCCGCTCGAGGGATTGATCGATTTTGAAAAAGAGATCGCGCGGCTCGAAGGCCATCTCGCCAAGCTCGAGACCGAGAATGAACGTCTCAACGGCCAGCTTTCGAATGCGAATTTCGTCGACCGCGCGCCGGTCGAAAAGGTGCAGGGAATCCGCGACCGCGTCGCCGAGATCGAGACGCAGGTTTCGGCGCTGCGTTTGAATCTTGAAGCTCTGAAATAA
- the nadC gene encoding carboxylating nicotinate-nucleotide diphosphorylase has protein sequence MNLFETGNVLASISEFLSEDIGRGDITTQSTVSPDVRGFGRFLAKEDLVICGLTVAEAVFLSLDDENPEIETTFIEGDEVPAGTVLATLKGYADVLLTGERVALNLLQRMSGIATLTRQYVKAVDGTGAQIVDTRKTTPGLRMLEKYAVTVGGGKNHRLGLDDGVLIKDNHIALAGGVTEAVTMAKIKCGHLHKIEVEISNWAQLREAIEAGADIVMLDNQTPEEARKLVEMTHSLNPNVLIEASGGMDLDRVRAFADAGVDLISVGRLTHSARAVDISFKIQAV, from the coding sequence ATGAATCTTTTCGAAACAGGCAATGTTCTCGCAAGCATCAGCGAGTTCTTGAGCGAAGACATCGGCCGTGGCGACATCACGACGCAATCGACGGTTTCGCCGGACGTTCGCGGATTTGGCAGGTTCCTTGCAAAAGAAGATCTCGTGATCTGCGGGTTGACGGTCGCCGAAGCCGTCTTTCTTTCGCTCGATGATGAAAATCCGGAGATCGAAACGACTTTCATCGAGGGCGACGAAGTCCCGGCCGGAACGGTGCTGGCAACACTCAAAGGCTACGCCGACGTTCTCTTGACGGGTGAACGGGTCGCGCTCAATCTTCTCCAGCGGATGTCGGGAATCGCGACGCTGACTCGCCAGTACGTGAAAGCGGTCGACGGAACCGGCGCGCAGATCGTTGATACGCGCAAGACGACGCCCGGACTTCGGATGCTCGAAAAATACGCCGTCACCGTCGGCGGCGGCAAGAATCATCGGCTCGGTCTCGACGACGGCGTACTCATCAAAGACAATCACATCGCGCTCGCCGGCGGCGTCACCGAAGCAGTGACGATGGCGAAGATCAAATGCGGGCATTTGCACAAGATCGAGGTCGAGATCTCGAACTGGGCGCAACTCCGCGAGGCGATCGAAGCCGGTGCGGATATCGTGATGCTCGACAACCAGACGCCGGAAGAGGCGCGGAAACTGGTCGAGATGACACATTCGCTTAACCCGAACGTCCTGATCGAAGCCTCAGGCGGAATGGACCTTGACCGCGTCCGCGCGTTTGCCGACGCCGGCGTCGATCTGATCTCCGTCGGGCGTCTGACCCATTCCGCCCGAGCGGTCGACATTTCGTTCAAGATACAGGCGGTTTGA
- a CDS encoding DUF1499 domain-containing protein, translated as MKKKLLIIVAIVLVPLVAILIIARVFYPDNVAETSPDGGPKHLVTRYYRADPDSAERAVREVIPTLSTYGSNWKLADAGARQENQIVIKAEVPVVVFTDDLQVTINYAGDSARVNVRSASRVGKSDFGENRRHVAKFLDALDKKLQPNPRPAS; from the coding sequence ATGAAAAAGAAGTTGCTGATAATCGTGGCAATCGTGCTTGTGCCACTGGTCGCGATCTTGATCATCGCTCGTGTTTTCTATCCCGACAACGTGGCGGAAACATCGCCGGACGGCGGTCCGAAGCACCTTGTGACGCGTTATTACCGCGCCGATCCTGACTCGGCAGAACGGGCAGTGCGCGAAGTGATCCCGACGCTTTCGACTTACGGTTCGAACTGGAAACTGGCGGACGCCGGGGCGAGACAGGAAAACCAGATCGTCATCAAGGCGGAAGTCCCGGTCGTCGTTTTCACCGATGACCTGCAGGTAACCATCAACTATGCGGGCGATTCGGCCCGCGTCAATGTGCGTTCGGCGTCGCGTGTCGGCAAAAGCGACTTCGGCGAAAACCGGCGCCACGTGGCGAAATTTCTCGACGCCCTCGACAAAAAGCTCCAGCCTAATCCGCGGCCGGCGTCGTGA
- a CDS encoding CPBP family intramembrane metalloprotease yields MKLSSIFIDDSSRVRSGWRVAVFLVSCFFATLAALVAGSPLFALLEIRMTQSSTSVLVIQFLISATAALFFGWLWGRLFEDLPFRALGAWFTGGWFRDLIWGLVIGAASIGLAAGIVAAFGGLSIGLNRESAGQAVTQTLLNTLIVFIFGALFEEAFFRGYALQTLFRARYAAFGIVLTSLFFATTHNANPGANPLSWFNTFLAGIWLAVAYAKTRNLWFPFGIHLAWNWVQGSVLGITVSGLETLAPDPLMRATVYGPEWLSGGNYGVEGGVACTVALLVSTAVIAFAPFLKPTREMLEFTTPAAD; encoded by the coding sequence ATGAAACTGAGCAGCATATTTATCGACGATTCGAGTCGCGTTCGGAGTGGGTGGCGCGTGGCGGTTTTTCTCGTTTCATGCTTTTTTGCGACGCTTGCCGCGCTGGTTGCCGGCTCACCGTTGTTTGCGTTGCTCGAAATCCGGATGACGCAAAGCTCGACCTCGGTTCTTGTCATCCAATTCCTGATCTCAGCGACGGCCGCACTGTTTTTCGGCTGGCTCTGGGGCAGATTGTTCGAAGATCTGCCGTTTCGCGCGCTCGGCGCGTGGTTCACGGGCGGATGGTTCAGGGATTTGATCTGGGGACTCGTCATCGGCGCCGCTTCGATCGGCCTGGCGGCCGGAATTGTCGCCGCGTTCGGCGGGCTTTCAATCGGGCTCAACCGCGAGAGCGCTGGCCAAGCGGTCACTCAAACGCTCTTGAACACACTGATCGTGTTCATTTTCGGTGCGCTTTTCGAAGAGGCTTTCTTTCGCGGTTACGCGTTGCAAACTCTTTTTCGTGCGCGATACGCGGCATTCGGAATTGTCCTGACCTCGCTTTTCTTCGCGACGACGCACAACGCCAATCCGGGAGCCAATCCGTTGTCGTGGTTCAACACGTTTCTGGCCGGGATCTGGCTCGCGGTCGCCTATGCGAAAACCCGCAACCTATGGTTTCCGTTCGGAATTCACCTGGCCTGGAATTGGGTCCAAGGGTCTGTGCTCGGAATCACGGTCAGCGGACTGGAGACGCTCGCGCCGGATCCGTTGATGCGGGCAACGGTTTACGGCCCTGAATGGCTTTCGGGCGGAAACTACGGTGTCGAGGGCGGCGTTGCGTGTACCGTTGCATTGCTTGTTTCGACCGCCGTCATCGCGTTTGCGCCATTTCTGAAACCAACCCGGGAGATGCTCGAATTCACGACGCCGGCCGCGGATTAG